A DNA window from Mastomys coucha isolate ucsf_1 unplaced genomic scaffold, UCSF_Mcou_1 pScaffold21, whole genome shotgun sequence contains the following coding sequences:
- the Tmc3 gene encoding transmembrane channel-like protein 3 isoform X2, with protein MKTSKASQRYRSIRRNASQRYLYQDSMLLGNSDDSFNADETGDSSDPEQIFQNIQFQKDLMANIRCRPWTMGQKLRALRRAKEIVLKFEGRLTRTRGYQAAGAELWRKFARLACNFVVIFIPWEMRIKKIESHFGSGVASYFIFLRWLFGINIVLTVMTGAFVVLPELIAGQPFGSTASKTIPQEQVASAQDLDTVWSLGGYLQYSVLFYGYYGRERRIGRAGYRLPLAYFLVGMAVFAYSFIILLKKMAKNSRTSLASASNENYTFCWRVFCAWDYLIGNPEAAESKTAAILNSIREAILEEQEKKKNKNMAVTICLRIIANILVLLSLAGSIYLIYFVVDRSQKLEQSKKELTLWEKNEVSVVVSLVTMLAPSAFDLIAALEMYHPRTTLRFQLARVLVLYLGNLYSLIIALLDKVNSMNIEEAATKNITSHWADAPTLYATRTVPEEGQWSTPGSGVELRRNTSTWVMEETSFLTSIMPQTKTNKTVSYMQGPQGQCWETYVGPNVLQEMLKLSVIDMLFTVASILLIDFFRGLFVRYLSDYWCWDLESKFPEYGEFKIAENVLHLVYNQGMIWMGAFFSPCLPAFNVLKLIGLMYLRSWAVLTCNVPHQQVFRASRSNNFYLAMLLFMLFLCMLPTIFAIVHYKPSLNCGPFSGQEKIYDIVSETIENDFPTWFHAVVGHISSPVVILPAVLLLFMLIYYLQSIARSLKLSSQQLRMQIQNARSEDKKKVAQMVEARIQTHEESSKRLLKDSDLISQLSSAYMATSPNNGHLINFDSLSSKSLRMEAITRSLPQSPGQGSRGPCSPLPDGSRSRPEQDTNMYPHGPCSSTGNLHKNRSCSSVKQTQTLKDVRSEPLSRKDFQPISPPFCGSGVSALMTHDHSPRAPRYYVINEHDSHKKTYPAFWPERHFKIDALGDIVELYPRNVQQYMSWAPHQPCSPQLSEEEEEMLRRDLVQWSIPASSMTDLPQSSCFYTDDRSENNTRDTKYQRRVYYRSGGNNFKDQLERPTFVHKKPRSRNAQYPQPSLKARVKAKFEPSFTESDSVSATSSSDQQNSNNDQYLHVMSTQGRFPRSASQLGRRKAKSRQVLPTDLNDLVCSNV; from the exons acGAGCAAAGGAGATTGTGCTGAAGTTTGAAGGCAGGCTGACCAGGACTCGAGGCTACCaagcagcaggagcagag CTCTGGCGGAAATTCGCCCGTCTGGCCTGTAACTTTGTGGTCATCTTCATCCCCTGGGAaatgagaataaagaaaattgagA GTCACTTTGGATCTGGTGTGGCCTCCTACTTCATCTTCCTGAGGTGGTTATTTGGAATTAACATAGTGCTCACAGTGATGACTGGTGCCTTTGTTGTCCTTCCTGAG CTAATCGCAGGCCAGCCCTTTGGAAGTACAGCCAGCAAGACCATCCCCCAGGAGCAGGTCGCGTCTGCACAGGACTTGGACACTGTCTGGTCCCTGGGG GGCTACCTTCAGTACTCTGTCCTGTTCTACGGATACTACGGAAGAGAGAGGCGGATCGGGAGAGCTGGCTACCGCCTGCCCTTGGCATATTTCCTGGTGGGAATGGCGGTGTTTGCTTACAGCTTCATCATACTCTTAAAAAA GATGGCTAAGAACTCCCGCACCAGCCTAGCCAGTGCTTCCAATGAAAACTACACCTTCTGCTGGCGGGTGTTTTGTGCCTGGGATTACCTCATTGGGAACCCAGAGGCTGCAGAAAGCAAAACAGCTGCCATCCTGAACAGCATTAGG gaaGCCATActggaagaacaagaaaagaaaaaaaacaaaaatat GGCAGTAACTATCTGCTTGAGGATCATTGCCAACATCCTGGTGCTCCTCTCACTGGCTGGAAGCATCTATCTCATCTACTTTGTGGTGGACCGGTCCCAGAAGCTGGAGCAGTCGAAGAAGGAGCTGACactttgggaaaaaaatgag GTAAGCGTGGTGGTCTCCCTTGTCACCATGCTAGCACCATCTGCCTTTGATCTCATCGCTGCCTTGGAGATGTACCACCCACGGACAACACTGCGCTTCCAGTTAGCAAG GGTCCTAGTACTGTATCTAGGAAATCTCTACAGCTTGATCATTGCTCTTCTGGACAAAGTGAACAGCATGAACATAGAG GAAGCTGCTACTAAGAACATCACAAGCCACTGGGCAGATGCTCCCACCTTGTATGCCACCAGGACAGTGCCTGAAGAAGGGCAGTGGTCCACACCTGGGTCAGGAGTGGAGCTCAGGAGAAACACCAGCACGTGGGTCATGGAAGAGACAAGCTTTCTGACTTCTATCATGCCACAAACAAAGACCAACAAGACAGTGTCCTACATGCAGGGCCCACAAGGCCAGTGCTGGGAGACCTATGTTG GGCCCAATGTATTGCAGGAGATGCTGAAGCTGTCTGTCATCGATATGCTCTTCACGGTGGCCAGCATCCTCCTCATAGACTTCTTCCGAGGACTTTTTGTTCGCTACTTAAGTGACTATTGGTGTTGGGACCTTGAAAGCAAGTTT CCTGAATATGGAGAATTCAAGATTGCTGAGAATGTGTTACACCTTGTCTACAATCAAGGCATGATTTG GATGGGGGCCTTCTTCTCTCCGTGTCTGCCAGCATTCAATGTTCTCAAGCTCATTGGGCTGATGTACCTGAGGAGCTGGGCGGTGCTGACCTGCAATGTACCCCACCAGCAAGTGTTTCGAGCTTCCAG ATCCAACAACTTCTACCTGGCAATGCTCCTGTTCATGTTGTTCCTCTGCATGCTGCCAACCATTTTTGCAATTGTCCACTACAAGCCATCTCTGAACTGTGGCCCCTTCAg cGGACAAGAGAAAATTTATGACATTGTGTCGGAGACGATAGAGAATGATTTCCCCACGTGGTTTCACGCTGTAGTTGGACACATCAGCAGCCCCGTGGTGATACTTCCAGCCGTGCTGCTTCTGTT CATGCTCATCTACTACCTTCAGAGCATCGCCAGATCACTCAAGCTCAGCAGCCAGCAACTCAGGATGCAGATCCAAAAC GCAAGATCTGAAGATAAGAAAAAGGTTGCCCAAATGGTAGAGG CTCGAATCCAGACTCACGAAGAAAGCAGCAAGAGGCTTTTAAAGGACAGTGACCTTATCAGCCAGCTGTCCTCAGCGTACATGGCCACATCCCCAAATAATGGCCACCTGATCAACTTCGACTCTCTGAGTAGCAAGAGCCTCAGGATGGAAGCGATCACAAGGTCCCTGCCCCAGAGTCCTGGGCAAGGGTCCAGGGGCCCCTGCTCTCCTCTTCCAGATGGATCTAGGTCAAGGCCAGAGCAAGACACCAACAT GTATCCACATGGACCATGTTCTAGCACAGGCAACCTTCACAAGAACAGATCCTGCTCATCAGTGAAACAGACACAGACCCTCAAAGATGTTCGCTCAGAGCCTCTTTCCCGTAAAGACTTTCAGCCAATCAGTCCTCCTTTCTGTGGATCTGGGGTCTCTGCCTTGATGACACATGACCACAGTCCCCGTGCTCCCAGATACTATGTCATTAATGAACATGACTCTCACAAAAAGACCTACCCAGCTTTCTGGCCAGAAAGACATTTCAAGATAGATGCTTTAGGTGACATTGTAGAGCTGTACCCCAGGAATGTGCAGCAGTACATGTCCTGGGCTCCCCACCAGCCTTGCTCTCCACAGCTaagtgaagaagaggaagagatgctGAGGAGAGATTTGGTCCAGTGGTCAATCCCTGCTAGCTCCATGACAGACCTCCCTCAGTCTTCTTGTTTTTACACTGATGACAGATCAGAAAATAACACTAGAGACACTAAATACCAGCGAAGGGTATACTACAGATCTGGgggtaataattttaaagacCAGCTTGAGAGGCCCACATTTGTACACAAAAAGCCACGATCCAGGAACGCCCAATACCCACAGCCCTCCCTGAAGGCCAGAGTCAAAGCCAAATTTGAGCCATCCTTCACAGAATCAGACTCTGTATCAGCAACATCCAGCAGTGACCAGCAAAACAGCAACAATGACCAATACCTGCATGTCATGTCCACCCAGGGCAGATTCCCAAGGTCTGCCAGCCAGCTGGGCAGGAGGAAGGCCAAGTCCAGGCAGGTACTGCCCACAGATCTCAATGACCTAGTTTGTTCAAATGTCTAG
- the Tmc3 gene encoding transmembrane channel-like protein 3 isoform X1, whose translation MKTSKASQRYRSIRRNASQRYLYQDSMLLGNSDDSFNADETGDSSDPEQIFQNIQFQKDLMANIRCRPWTMGQKLRALRRAKEIVLKFEGRLTRTRGYQAAGAELWRKFARLACNFVVIFIPWEMRIKKIESHFGSGVASYFIFLRWLFGINIVLTVMTGAFVVLPELIAGQPFGSTASKTIPQEQVASAQDLDTVWSLGGYLQYSVLFYGYYGRERRIGRAGYRLPLAYFLVGMAVFAYSFIILLKKMAKNSRTSLASASNENYTFCWRVFCAWDYLIGNPEAAESKTAAILNSIREAILEEQEKKKNKNMAVTICLRIIANILVLLSLAGSIYLIYFVVDRSQKLEQSKKELTLWEKNEVSVVVSLVTMLAPSAFDLIAALEMYHPRTTLRFQLARVLVLYLGNLYSLIIALLDKVNSMNIEEAATKNITSHWADAPTLYATRTVPEEGQWSTPGSGVELRRNTSTWVMEETSFLTSIMPQTKTNKTVSYMQGPQGQCWETYVGPNVLQEMLKLSVIDMLFTVASILLIDFFRGLFVRYLSDYWCWDLESKFPEYGEFKIAENVLHLVYNQGMIWMGAFFSPCLPAFNVLKLIGLMYLRSWAVLTCNVPHQQVFRASRSNNFYLAMLLFMLFLCMLPTIFAIVHYKPSLNCGPFSGQEKIYDIVSETIENDFPTWFHAVVGHISSPVVILPAVLLLFMLIYYLQSIARSLKLSSQQLRMQIQNARSEDKKKVAQMVEALAIPSDTRQAVSTTEADSSENSKPKPLQARIQTHEESSKRLLKDSDLISQLSSAYMATSPNNGHLINFDSLSSKSLRMEAITRSLPQSPGQGSRGPCSPLPDGSRSRPEQDTNMYPHGPCSSTGNLHKNRSCSSVKQTQTLKDVRSEPLSRKDFQPISPPFCGSGVSALMTHDHSPRAPRYYVINEHDSHKKTYPAFWPERHFKIDALGDIVELYPRNVQQYMSWAPHQPCSPQLSEEEEEMLRRDLVQWSIPASSMTDLPQSSCFYTDDRSENNTRDTKYQRRVYYRSGGNNFKDQLERPTFVHKKPRSRNAQYPQPSLKARVKAKFEPSFTESDSVSATSSSDQQNSNNDQYLHVMSTQGRFPRSASQLGRRKAKSRQVLPTDLNDLVCSNV comes from the exons acGAGCAAAGGAGATTGTGCTGAAGTTTGAAGGCAGGCTGACCAGGACTCGAGGCTACCaagcagcaggagcagag CTCTGGCGGAAATTCGCCCGTCTGGCCTGTAACTTTGTGGTCATCTTCATCCCCTGGGAaatgagaataaagaaaattgagA GTCACTTTGGATCTGGTGTGGCCTCCTACTTCATCTTCCTGAGGTGGTTATTTGGAATTAACATAGTGCTCACAGTGATGACTGGTGCCTTTGTTGTCCTTCCTGAG CTAATCGCAGGCCAGCCCTTTGGAAGTACAGCCAGCAAGACCATCCCCCAGGAGCAGGTCGCGTCTGCACAGGACTTGGACACTGTCTGGTCCCTGGGG GGCTACCTTCAGTACTCTGTCCTGTTCTACGGATACTACGGAAGAGAGAGGCGGATCGGGAGAGCTGGCTACCGCCTGCCCTTGGCATATTTCCTGGTGGGAATGGCGGTGTTTGCTTACAGCTTCATCATACTCTTAAAAAA GATGGCTAAGAACTCCCGCACCAGCCTAGCCAGTGCTTCCAATGAAAACTACACCTTCTGCTGGCGGGTGTTTTGTGCCTGGGATTACCTCATTGGGAACCCAGAGGCTGCAGAAAGCAAAACAGCTGCCATCCTGAACAGCATTAGG gaaGCCATActggaagaacaagaaaagaaaaaaaacaaaaatat GGCAGTAACTATCTGCTTGAGGATCATTGCCAACATCCTGGTGCTCCTCTCACTGGCTGGAAGCATCTATCTCATCTACTTTGTGGTGGACCGGTCCCAGAAGCTGGAGCAGTCGAAGAAGGAGCTGACactttgggaaaaaaatgag GTAAGCGTGGTGGTCTCCCTTGTCACCATGCTAGCACCATCTGCCTTTGATCTCATCGCTGCCTTGGAGATGTACCACCCACGGACAACACTGCGCTTCCAGTTAGCAAG GGTCCTAGTACTGTATCTAGGAAATCTCTACAGCTTGATCATTGCTCTTCTGGACAAAGTGAACAGCATGAACATAGAG GAAGCTGCTACTAAGAACATCACAAGCCACTGGGCAGATGCTCCCACCTTGTATGCCACCAGGACAGTGCCTGAAGAAGGGCAGTGGTCCACACCTGGGTCAGGAGTGGAGCTCAGGAGAAACACCAGCACGTGGGTCATGGAAGAGACAAGCTTTCTGACTTCTATCATGCCACAAACAAAGACCAACAAGACAGTGTCCTACATGCAGGGCCCACAAGGCCAGTGCTGGGAGACCTATGTTG GGCCCAATGTATTGCAGGAGATGCTGAAGCTGTCTGTCATCGATATGCTCTTCACGGTGGCCAGCATCCTCCTCATAGACTTCTTCCGAGGACTTTTTGTTCGCTACTTAAGTGACTATTGGTGTTGGGACCTTGAAAGCAAGTTT CCTGAATATGGAGAATTCAAGATTGCTGAGAATGTGTTACACCTTGTCTACAATCAAGGCATGATTTG GATGGGGGCCTTCTTCTCTCCGTGTCTGCCAGCATTCAATGTTCTCAAGCTCATTGGGCTGATGTACCTGAGGAGCTGGGCGGTGCTGACCTGCAATGTACCCCACCAGCAAGTGTTTCGAGCTTCCAG ATCCAACAACTTCTACCTGGCAATGCTCCTGTTCATGTTGTTCCTCTGCATGCTGCCAACCATTTTTGCAATTGTCCACTACAAGCCATCTCTGAACTGTGGCCCCTTCAg cGGACAAGAGAAAATTTATGACATTGTGTCGGAGACGATAGAGAATGATTTCCCCACGTGGTTTCACGCTGTAGTTGGACACATCAGCAGCCCCGTGGTGATACTTCCAGCCGTGCTGCTTCTGTT CATGCTCATCTACTACCTTCAGAGCATCGCCAGATCACTCAAGCTCAGCAGCCAGCAACTCAGGATGCAGATCCAAAAC GCAAGATCTGAAGATAAGAAAAAGGTTGCCCAAATGGTAGAG GCCTTAGCCATCCCTAGTGATACCAGGCAGGCAGTCTCCACCACTGAAGCAGATTCAAGTGAAAATTCAAAGCCAAAACCTCTCCAAG CTCGAATCCAGACTCACGAAGAAAGCAGCAAGAGGCTTTTAAAGGACAGTGACCTTATCAGCCAGCTGTCCTCAGCGTACATGGCCACATCCCCAAATAATGGCCACCTGATCAACTTCGACTCTCTGAGTAGCAAGAGCCTCAGGATGGAAGCGATCACAAGGTCCCTGCCCCAGAGTCCTGGGCAAGGGTCCAGGGGCCCCTGCTCTCCTCTTCCAGATGGATCTAGGTCAAGGCCAGAGCAAGACACCAACAT GTATCCACATGGACCATGTTCTAGCACAGGCAACCTTCACAAGAACAGATCCTGCTCATCAGTGAAACAGACACAGACCCTCAAAGATGTTCGCTCAGAGCCTCTTTCCCGTAAAGACTTTCAGCCAATCAGTCCTCCTTTCTGTGGATCTGGGGTCTCTGCCTTGATGACACATGACCACAGTCCCCGTGCTCCCAGATACTATGTCATTAATGAACATGACTCTCACAAAAAGACCTACCCAGCTTTCTGGCCAGAAAGACATTTCAAGATAGATGCTTTAGGTGACATTGTAGAGCTGTACCCCAGGAATGTGCAGCAGTACATGTCCTGGGCTCCCCACCAGCCTTGCTCTCCACAGCTaagtgaagaagaggaagagatgctGAGGAGAGATTTGGTCCAGTGGTCAATCCCTGCTAGCTCCATGACAGACCTCCCTCAGTCTTCTTGTTTTTACACTGATGACAGATCAGAAAATAACACTAGAGACACTAAATACCAGCGAAGGGTATACTACAGATCTGGgggtaataattttaaagacCAGCTTGAGAGGCCCACATTTGTACACAAAAAGCCACGATCCAGGAACGCCCAATACCCACAGCCCTCCCTGAAGGCCAGAGTCAAAGCCAAATTTGAGCCATCCTTCACAGAATCAGACTCTGTATCAGCAACATCCAGCAGTGACCAGCAAAACAGCAACAATGACCAATACCTGCATGTCATGTCCACCCAGGGCAGATTCCCAAGGTCTGCCAGCCAGCTGGGCAGGAGGAAGGCCAAGTCCAGGCAGGTACTGCCCACAGATCTCAATGACCTAGTTTGTTCAAATGTCTAG